The Chaetodon auriga isolate fChaAug3 chromosome 4, fChaAug3.hap1, whole genome shotgun sequence region TCTTTTAATATAGTGATATTTATCATAATCTTCATTATTAATCAAATTGGGCAAGTCCATAAATACAGATTCATGCTGTCCAGACAAGCAGCACAAAGATCAGATAACAGACATCTACATCTAATACTGGGAAGTGTTTCTCATAATTTGTCCAAAACATTAATGATAGACAGTAATTTGAGTCCAGTGCCTTGATAGTAACTGATTTTattctcttcatcttcattaaCAGACTGATATTTACAGCTTAGACATGAAACCTGCATCTGCTCTTGTCCGACCTGCCTCCCCCATCCATTACTTTAACTCCTCCAGATAAAAATCAGTCTGAAAATTGCCCATTGAATTACTCTGGACCTTGACACAGTAGTTAATCTCATTTTAAGGACGGTTTAATTCTTGATGTAATCATCCCAAGTATTTTTGATTTGGCTCTAGCACAAAGATGTATTTCCTTCATGTTGCAAATTTGATGCCTGACAAAAAGGTCCATGATCACAACGTTGGATCTCTAACAAAAGCTGACAGTGTGCAGGAATTCAGCGTCAAATCTTCACCCAACGGCCAGAGAAAGGACACACAGGCTGATAATCAATGTTATAATTTCTAAGTTCAACTCGCCTTTTTGTTCGGGCCGGTCTGCTCAGCCTgagtcttcctcttcctgctatTCTCAGTCTCGTTCCTATAGACAAAAAGTGAGTGAGTGCTGAGTATCTGAAAGCCATTAAAGaacacctgctgctgttagcGCACCGttacacacctgtgtgtgaagGCTGGTCGACCAGGGCTCCTGACGTCTTCTTCGACAGCAGACAGTCTGGTGAACAGGTTGGCGAAAGCCATTTTCCTGTACTCGTCATTAGTTATTTGTTAGCACTGATGGTGTAACCACCCAGCGTTCAGGTTCAAGTGTAAATAAATTTTTAAACAGCCACGTGCACAGAGATAGTTCGTGATAACAAACGCTGCCTCGCGCTCATAAAAAGGCTCCTTCAGGTATTACCTCTCCTAACCTGCTTCCTGTCAAGGCCTGACGTGCCGAAATTTAGTCGAGTTTGACTTGCAGTCCAGTAAAACGGGGCTCACATGGCTCTCCTCCACACATCTCTCCATCGTTGTTGGTTTACATCTTCTTCCGTGTTTGAGACCGACGTCACGTCCCTGGACGCtaccaaacacagacacacgggAGGGGAGACCCTGACACCTGGCGCCACCTAGTGGTAAATGTACATACTGTATCTTCCTCAGGAGTGACAGAAACTCTTTGCAGCTATCACAGGAACAAACCCTGTAGCTGATTTCCTGAAACAAAGTTGTTTTGATCCCGCTCAGTGTCCATAAATGGATGAACTGTtgattttgctttttatttgtccCTTTGAGGTGCAGCTCTGGGTTGGCCTTTATTGAGGTTATTCCTGTGGGCACTGATTTTCTCCTCTACAGAGATGAATCACTGGTCAAATGCTAACAGTTTGTCAGTCAGTAGACCTTCACTGAAGCGTATACATAAActaaatgatggctgaattccatttagctgctgcagtttcaaggtcctggtattgtgcatgcaggctcactgtcacattgtCATGGCTGATCAGGACACTtgaacagagccattgttacTGCCATTTGGAACATCTGTgcaatgtctgctgtggaaaaatcAGTCCTGTTCTTTCTACAAATTAATGGCTGTACAGGTGATGAGAGTTGATTTGTGATTTGTTgtcatgtttctctttttaaataCTCACTCGCTTGTGGGAATTTCTCAAATTTTGGAGAATAAAGTGCCAAAAAACTAAATACACATATCTGGCtttttgaaaatattctgtGTTATCCCATGATTTGACACATTATAATCATCTTCCTTTGTTAAACGTGCTGCTCTGTGATGACACACCTTGAGATTTGGGGACACACGCCATAATAGGCTACGGTCTGTACTAACCCATAGCAAAGTCTTCAGTTCAAATGCTTTAGCAAATGTATTCATGTACAGTTACAATATGATAAGTGCACAGCCTGCTCTGCATAGCACGCTCAACTGAGGGAAGAAAAGTTCCAGTTCTCCTCAGTTTGGTCATTTATACCCAGTCATTTTATGACATTGACCAAACACCTTAATATTGTGCtgattttcaaaaaaaaaaataaaataaaataaaataaaataaaatgaaataaaataaatagctGTTAAAAGCAAGTTTGTAAGGTTCAGTAGCAAATGCTACCAAATGTGGGCTGTATCATGTGGTATGTTCATGAATTTGCTGACATTAACACACAATTTAACATGAATTCACTGACTTGAGAAACCAGAGAGCAGGGCCCAGAGGTGATGCTCTCTAATCTTAGAGCAAATTCACTCTATCCAGCTAGCTTCTCCATGTCACCCCCAAGGGTGATTAACTCTTAACTTAACGGGattaaaatacaattaaatcTTGGCTGAATGCTGAACAATTACTCTCTCATCAATCGGCTGGAGTGATAAAAGCTCAGACTTGCCAAAAAGACTGAGATAGAAACTGGACTTTGCTCCTCCACATGTGAGGCCATCCAGGAGTCGGGCTCAAAGTTCAGGTCACGCAGACAGTTTCAGCGCTgcctctgtgagtgtgtctgtgcttccCGTCAGTCTCTGAACTCTCTCTTCATACTGAGCTACAGGATGACCCGTTGGGCCCTTCTCGCTCCCCTCCTGCTGGGCCTGTTCATCCACAGTGCTGTCGGTCAGGACGCTGAGGACCCAGCACCACCAAGCCAGGCCTCCGATGGCACGCAGGCGCAGGACGAGAGCGGGGACTGGGGACTAAACTCCCTCAGAAACAGCTTCGAGTCAGTCGGCGGATATTTCGACTCTATGCTGGAGTTCATGGGGGGACGTGATGGAGTGTGCCAGTACCGCTGTCGATATGGTAAGTCAGTAAAATGGATGATGAAGCGTTACGCAGTATGGTTCATATGGTTTAGGGTTAGAATAATCCTGACAGTGACCTTTCATCAGCCTTTGTGGGCCACTACTGATAAACCTttttagaaaacacaaaatgcttCTTCTTTTTATGGAGGGTTTTGAGTCAAATCCAATCAAAGCCTTTTAATTATATATTAAACAGTAAATTTTTGTCAATTTTTTGTCAATTCCATCTTGATACACAGCATAATTTTTACATTAGTTACATCATTACTAATGAAAATActaataaaatacaaattaaattgGTGCCCAGGACAGACAGTTCATATTCAGGCAGCTGTAGTTTGGAAATCGTCTGTATGGAACAACAGAAAGAGTGCTCTGATAGTTATAACTTCCTAGGCTTTACTTCCTCTTGCACTTATCATGTTTGTTATCGTCTGGAAGGGGGCCTGCAAATGGACTGTGACCCCTGCATGATAGATGCAGTGTCATGGGAATGAGTCAATATCATGTGAACACATATGAAGCATTTGGATCTACTGTCAAGCCTACATGTTTGTTAGAAAGAGCCCAGCACATTTCCACTGACCTGTCATAACCCCCTCTCAGGTAAAGCCCCTCTTCCTCGTCCTGGCTACCAGATGCCAGAGCCTGACGGATGTAGCTCCTACTTCTTTGGTCTTCCTATTCCAGAAGGGGTATGCTTCCTCTCTGTTCGGGACAAATTCATGCAGATTTATAGACCTTGCACTCAGGATGTGAAATTAATAGTGACTGTACATTTCTAAGGGACTGCAAAAATGATGCAGCTTTCAAGCTTAATGTTTATGGAACAATCATTTTTGAACCAGGAGCTACTAAATTATTATTTCCACTGACACTGAATAAGTGATCGGGGCACAGAGGTTCTTCGCACACTAATATTTTCACTTCAGGGTGaatcagtgtttctgtgaagtAAAACTAACCCCCTGTGAACCCTGCAAACCCATTACTCACATTTGCTGTGTGACAGATGGACATGGGGATCCCTGCCATGACCAAGTGCTGCAATCAGCTGGATATGTGTTACGACACCTGCGGCTCCAACAAGTACCGCTGCGACTCCAAGTTCCGCTGGTGTCTCCACAGCATCTGTTCTGACCTCAAGAAGAGCCTTGGCTTTGTGTCAAAAGTTGAAGGTCGGTCATCTTTTCACCTTTTCCATCAAGTCCAAATGTTATGAATGAGTGCTGATTACATCTTGTCACATACTGGTCATTCAATGTTCTATGAAATTAACCTTAGGCTGAAATCTCAGATAACGGGAAAACGTCAAACCCTTCCTTCTTTCGTGCACACTGCTCTGTACTAACTGCGCTCCTGtgtctcttcactctctctgctcagcaTGTGAAACAGTAGCAGACACCTTCTTCAACTCAGTGTGGACTCTGGGCTGCAGACCCTACATGAACAGCCAGAGAGCAGCGTGCTACTGccaaggagaggagaaagatgaaCTTTAGATGAAGACGTGAACCACTCTCCTATTTATAATAGTATCAACTGGAGCAGCCTatcagatgctgctgctctgcgtTATGCTGTTGCAAAGACTGCTGTGTCACTACTTGAgtaatttattttgaagttgTTCTTCTGATTTTGTTCATTATTTCACATGGCAACAGAAAGGGATGTTATTGTCGAAAGCTCATCTGAACACTGTGTTGAGAGCCCAAACTTGTTTGTCTGTAGAGGTGCATCAATGCAGCTGAGTTTGGAGAAGGAAGAATGTATCTGTGGTGTGAACTTTACAATGCAGATCGCCTCTTGTGTTTCATGCTTCCAGTCTATGACCACGTCACACGTGTGACACGGTGTGAATAAATGCTGACACATACATGAATGTCATGGTGTCATTTCACTGTGTTCTACAGGCAGAGTTCATTACCTACAGTCCTCAGATCAGTGCACTTCATTAGACGACCTATGTGTTAGACTACCTgctagcagctaatgtagcttGTGCATGCAAGAGTACTGCCTTTGATATGCAGAACTGGAGGTGTTCCCTTTTAGTGTTAGCATTATGCCTCAATCCTCACAATGCACATGCTGTAGACAGGACCTCGTTTTTGAGGTAGAATTTTGTTCTGAGCTAGAGTCAGACGTGAAAATCCTGACCTGTTGGTGGCACTAGATGTAAAGTCAGGGGACCAACAGAAGTCATTAGGTTTCATCATCTGATGGGTAATTATTCTAAGATGTATAATAAGAACTGATCATTCAAGCTAGCTTTTGTCATCAACAAAGAACATTCACGACTACAGTAAAAACAGTCTACCACTCCATTCTTTCAAAGAATAGTTTACTCAGCATGGGAAGAACCTGACCACTTCTACAGGCTGAACCTTCTATGACAAAAAATATAGATTTATTCAACAGAGtttataaaacatatttttgcatCATCAAATTTCTACAGTaccaagagaaaaaaaaggcgGAATAGAAACAGAGTTAAAAAGTAGTGATATTCACAGAAATACAGAGGTGAAATGAGCAGAACCTGCAACGCAAACCCGCAAATAACAAGCCGGCAATATCCTCCGAAGAACTCATTCACTTCACAGAATGGTCCCGTTACAAGCTGAACTGCATGTGGAAATATTGTTAAACAGGAGGTCCACGTGGTCCATCAGGGCTCACACGTAAGACACTCATCACACTCCACAGAtctgtggaagaagaagaaaaagctggTGAGATCGTATGGCAGTCACTCAATGTTGTTCACAAATTCCCAATTAAATCATCATACAGTTCATACAGAGTTTCATTCAAAAACACCGTCCATTACAGAgatgtttatttcattgttaCGGAGATTTAATTCTTAACAGTGTGATTTCAGAGAGATGTTCTGTGATGTTTTGTCGGTTGGAATTAGCTTTGACCCCTAAACGGGGTTTAATGAACGGAGCTATATATAAAGCATGTTATATATGGGGACTGGAAAGTTATTACACCAGTGGAAAATTAGCTCACATTTCACTTGATGAGTGCTTACAAAGCAGAAAGAGTCCCACACAGGATCATTTCTCAAGTTTCCAACTCTTCAAAGACacatgtcaaactgtcaaaacttACTTTAATcaagctcagaggtgagagaGTTGACTGGCTGTGGGATTTTTTGCTTCACCTTCTGGTTAAATGCTTCAAGctagaaaaaaacagaagtggaAAGAACATCTCAGAATAGCGTCAGTGGAAGTGTGTTGTGATGAGGATCTTATGATGCAGTTtcatgtacaatatgtacagaATTCTTTAATGGTGCCGAGGCTGCCCTGTCTTCCAAGTCATAGAACATATTGAGACATCTTTCACCTGTAGCAGGGTCAAAATATACGCAGGCGCATGGGAAAATAGTTcaaatatcaatcaatcaagtgtCTCATCATTTTCTAGGAAAGTGACTCCAGGACGAAAAACAGGCCTCCCTCGGAGTAGCACATGAAAGTGATTTATGGAGC contains the following coding sequences:
- the LOC143320165 gene encoding group XIIB secretory phospholipase A2-like protein, producing the protein MTRWALLAPLLLGLFIHSAVGQDAEDPAPPSQASDGTQAQDESGDWGLNSLRNSFESVGGYFDSMLEFMGGRDGVCQYRCRYGKAPLPRPGYQMPEPDGCSSYFFGLPIPEGMDMGIPAMTKCCNQLDMCYDTCGSNKYRCDSKFRWCLHSICSDLKKSLGFVSKVEACETVADTFFNSVWTLGCRPYMNSQRAACYCQGEEKDEL